In one Bacillus thuringiensis genomic region, the following are encoded:
- the dxs gene encoding 1-deoxy-D-xylulose-5-phosphate synthase has product MDLTQIQNPSFLKDMSISELEGLSEDIRKFLIEELSQTGGHIAPNLGVVELTIALHKLFDSPQDKFLWDVGHQSYVHKILTGRAKEFGTLRQYQGLCGFPKRCESEHDVWETGHSSTSLSAAMGMALARDLKKTKEYVIPIIGDGALTGGMALEALNHIGHEKTDMIVILNDNEMSIAPNVGALHNVLGRLRTAGKYHWVKDELEYILKKIPAVGGKVAATAEKIKDSLKYLLVSGVFFEELGFTYLGPVDGHDYEKLFETLQYAKKTKGPVLVHVITKKGKGYKPAESDVIGTWHGTGPYKIESGDFVKPKEVAPAWSAVVSETVLKLARADERIVAITPAMPVGSKLEKFQKEFPDRMIDVGIAEQHATTMAAGMATQGMKPFLAIYSTFLQRAYDQVVHDICRQNLNVFIGIDRSGLVGADGETHQGVFDISFLRHLPNMVLMMPKDENEGQHLVYTAMQYEDGPIALRYARGNGLGVHMDEELKAIPIGTWETLKEGTQAAILTFGTTIPMAMEAAECLEKAGVSVKVVNARFIKPMDEAYLHDLLGKNIPILTIEEACLIGGFGTGVVEFASENGYHSALVERMGIPDRFIEHGSVTKLLEEIGLTTDAVVDRIHTMIPSKQKRA; this is encoded by the coding sequence GTGGATCTAACGCAAATTCAAAACCCTAGTTTTTTGAAAGATATGTCTATCAGTGAACTAGAGGGATTGAGTGAGGATATTCGTAAGTTTTTAATTGAAGAGCTCTCTCAAACAGGTGGACATATTGCACCTAATTTAGGTGTAGTAGAACTCACAATTGCTCTGCATAAATTATTTGATAGCCCGCAAGATAAATTTTTATGGGATGTAGGACATCAATCCTATGTACATAAAATTTTAACTGGACGCGCGAAAGAGTTTGGTACATTAAGGCAATATCAAGGTCTATGTGGTTTCCCGAAACGTTGCGAGAGTGAGCACGATGTATGGGAAACTGGTCATAGCTCGACTTCGTTATCGGCTGCAATGGGAATGGCTCTGGCACGTGATTTAAAGAAAACGAAAGAATATGTTATACCAATTATTGGAGATGGTGCTTTAACAGGCGGAATGGCTTTAGAGGCATTGAACCATATTGGACATGAAAAAACAGACATGATTGTTATTTTGAATGATAATGAAATGTCAATTGCACCAAACGTTGGTGCGCTTCATAATGTACTCGGTCGTTTACGTACTGCAGGAAAATATCACTGGGTAAAAGATGAATTAGAGTATATATTAAAGAAAATTCCAGCAGTTGGCGGGAAAGTGGCTGCGACAGCAGAGAAAATAAAAGATAGTCTTAAATATTTACTAGTATCTGGTGTCTTTTTCGAAGAGTTAGGCTTTACATATTTAGGTCCAGTCGATGGGCATGATTATGAAAAGTTATTCGAAACGTTGCAATATGCAAAGAAAACAAAAGGCCCAGTACTCGTTCACGTTATTACGAAAAAAGGAAAAGGTTATAAACCGGCTGAGAGTGACGTTATCGGTACTTGGCATGGAACAGGACCTTATAAAATTGAATCAGGTGACTTCGTTAAGCCGAAAGAAGTTGCACCAGCATGGAGTGCTGTCGTTAGTGAAACAGTACTTAAGCTAGCGAGAGCAGATGAGCGTATCGTAGCAATTACACCTGCAATGCCTGTTGGATCAAAACTTGAGAAATTCCAAAAAGAATTCCCAGATCGTATGATTGATGTAGGTATTGCAGAACAGCATGCTACAACAATGGCAGCAGGTATGGCAACGCAAGGAATGAAGCCATTCTTAGCAATTTATTCGACATTTTTACAAAGAGCATATGACCAAGTTGTTCATGATATATGCCGCCAAAATTTAAATGTTTTCATCGGAATAGATCGCTCGGGATTAGTAGGAGCAGATGGTGAAACGCATCAAGGCGTATTTGATATCTCATTCTTACGTCACTTGCCGAATATGGTGCTTATGATGCCGAAAGATGAAAATGAAGGGCAACATTTAGTTTATACGGCGATGCAATATGAAGATGGACCAATCGCATTGCGTTATGCGCGCGGTAATGGACTTGGCGTTCATATGGATGAAGAATTAAAGGCGATTCCAATCGGTACGTGGGAGACGTTAAAAGAGGGTACACAAGCAGCTATTTTAACGTTTGGTACGACAATACCAATGGCAATGGAAGCAGCTGAGTGTCTTGAAAAAGCTGGGGTTTCAGTGAAAGTAGTGAATGCTCGCTTTATTAAACCAATGGATGAAGCATATTTACATGATCTTCTAGGAAAGAATATACCGATTTTAACGATTGAAGAAGCTTGTTTAATTGGTGGTTTTGGAACAGGAGTAGTTGAATTTGCATCTGAAAATGGTTACCATAGTGCATTAGTTGAACGAATGGGTATTCCAGACCGCTTCATAGAGCACGGAAGTGTAACAAAATTATTAGAAGAAATTGGTTTAACGACAGATGCTGTTGTAGACCGTATTCATACAATGATTCCATCAAAACAAAAAAGGGCGTAA
- the ispA gene encoding (2E,6E)-farnesyl diphosphate synthase — translation MTIAFDTFLKESKTFVEEKLVSYANELQCPNVLREAMAYSLEAGGKRLRPLLLFATLQAFGKERNLGVGAACALEMIHTYSLVHDDLPCMDDDDLRRGKPTNHKVFGEAMAVLAGDGLLTYAFQVIMAYEQKEISAEKKVRLVLELAKAAGPEGMVGGQVADMEAEGKRLTIDELEYIHKHKTGKLLEFAVLAGAILSDATEEQEEKLLTFAKYIGLAFQIRDDILDVEGTEEEIGKPIGSDLSNEKSTYTTLFTIDRAKDILEETIAEAKGAISSLQLQDEYLLSICDLIAKRNN, via the coding sequence GTGACGATTGCTTTTGATACTTTTTTGAAAGAAAGTAAAACTTTCGTAGAAGAAAAACTTGTAAGCTATGCAAATGAATTACAATGTCCAAATGTACTTCGTGAAGCAATGGCATATTCTTTGGAAGCGGGTGGAAAACGTCTCCGCCCGTTACTTTTGTTTGCAACATTACAAGCGTTTGGGAAAGAAAGAAATCTTGGAGTAGGTGCAGCTTGTGCTCTTGAAATGATTCATACATATTCGTTAGTTCATGATGATTTACCTTGTATGGATGATGATGATTTAAGAAGAGGAAAGCCCACAAATCACAAAGTATTTGGTGAAGCGATGGCAGTTTTAGCAGGAGATGGCTTATTGACGTATGCTTTTCAAGTTATTATGGCATATGAGCAAAAAGAAATTTCTGCTGAAAAAAAAGTAAGACTTGTACTTGAACTTGCAAAAGCAGCAGGACCAGAAGGAATGGTTGGCGGACAAGTGGCAGATATGGAAGCGGAAGGGAAACGCCTTACGATTGATGAATTGGAGTACATCCATAAACATAAGACCGGAAAACTGCTTGAATTTGCTGTACTTGCGGGTGCGATACTTTCTGATGCGACAGAAGAGCAAGAAGAAAAGTTGCTTACTTTTGCTAAATATATCGGTCTAGCTTTCCAAATTCGAGATGATATTTTAGATGTCGAAGGAACTGAAGAAGAGATTGGAAAACCGATTGGTAGCGATCTTTCTAACGAAAAGAGCACATATACGACGTTGTTTACTATAGATAGAGCAAAGGATATTTTAGAAGAAACAATTGCAGAAGCAAAAGGTGCGATTAGCTCCTTGCAATTACAAGATGAATATTTACTATCTATTTGTGATTTGATTGCAAAACGTAATAACTAA
- the xseB gene encoding exodeoxyribonuclease VII small subunit, protein MENKLSFEEAISQLEHLVSKLEQGDVPLEEAISYFKEGMELSKLCDEKLKNVQEQMAVILGEDGELEPFTALGDEA, encoded by the coding sequence ATGGAAAATAAATTAAGCTTTGAAGAGGCAATTTCGCAACTTGAGCATCTTGTTTCTAAGCTAGAACAAGGTGACGTACCTTTAGAAGAAGCGATTTCTTATTTTAAAGAAGGTATGGAATTATCTAAGCTTTGTGATGAGAAGCTGAAGAATGTACAAGAACAAATGGCAGTTATTCTTGGGGAAGATGGAGAGCTTGAACCGTTTACTGCTTTAGGAGATGAAGCATAG
- the xseA gene encoding exodeoxyribonuclease VII large subunit, translated as MEKQYLTVTALTRYIKTKIEYDPHLQSVWLKGEVSNFKNHSRGHMYFTLKDENARIAAVMFAGHNRNIKFKPENGMKVLVKGKISVYEASGSYQIYIQDMQPDGVGNLHLAYEQLKVRLEEEGLFSQVYKKAIPPYAKTIGVITSPTGAAIRDIITTIKRRYPIGNVIVFPVLVQGESAAPSIVQAIRTANEMGEIDVLIVGRGGGSIEELWAFNEEMVARAIFKSEIPIISAVGHETDFTIADFVADLRAPTPTAAAELAAPNIIELQEKVLQRTLRLQRAMRELVHKKEEKLQVLQKSYAFRYPRQVYEQKEEQLDRALEQLVLAKERYIDKKVNQLKQLSFYLEKHHPSQKIMQTKVAVETLQKQLQREMQTLLQTKEFAFVRAAQKLEALSPLKVMMRGYGLVYDEEKQVLKSVKDVSLGDAVSVQLQDGILDCSVSGIEERELNNGK; from the coding sequence ATGGAGAAGCAATATTTAACCGTTACAGCGTTAACACGCTATATAAAAACAAAAATAGAATATGATCCGCATTTGCAGTCTGTTTGGTTAAAAGGTGAAGTTTCCAACTTTAAAAATCATAGCCGTGGCCACATGTATTTTACATTGAAAGATGAAAATGCAAGAATCGCAGCGGTTATGTTTGCGGGTCATAATCGTAATATTAAATTCAAACCTGAAAATGGGATGAAGGTACTCGTGAAAGGGAAAATCTCTGTTTACGAGGCGAGTGGTTCTTATCAAATTTATATTCAAGACATGCAGCCTGACGGAGTCGGAAATTTACATTTAGCGTACGAACAGTTAAAAGTTCGTTTAGAAGAAGAAGGACTTTTTTCTCAAGTTTATAAAAAAGCAATTCCTCCTTACGCTAAAACAATAGGTGTGATTACGTCGCCAACAGGAGCAGCGATTCGTGATATTATAACAACGATTAAACGTCGTTATCCAATTGGGAATGTTATTGTATTTCCGGTACTTGTACAAGGGGAGTCAGCGGCTCCCTCGATTGTACAAGCGATTCGTACAGCGAATGAAATGGGAGAGATAGATGTACTAATCGTTGGCCGTGGTGGAGGTTCTATTGAGGAATTATGGGCTTTCAATGAGGAAATGGTTGCAAGAGCAATCTTTAAGAGTGAAATTCCTATTATTTCGGCAGTAGGCCATGAAACGGATTTTACAATCGCAGATTTTGTTGCAGATTTACGCGCGCCAACACCGACTGCAGCAGCTGAGCTGGCAGCACCTAACATTATAGAGTTACAAGAAAAGGTATTACAAAGAACTCTGAGATTGCAAAGAGCGATGAGAGAGTTAGTACATAAAAAAGAAGAAAAACTACAAGTGTTGCAAAAATCGTATGCGTTCCGTTATCCAAGACAAGTATATGAGCAAAAGGAAGAGCAATTAGATAGAGCGCTAGAACAGCTTGTTTTAGCGAAAGAGCGCTATATTGATAAAAAGGTGAATCAGTTAAAGCAACTTTCATTTTATTTAGAGAAGCACCACCCATCTCAAAAAATTATGCAAACAAAGGTAGCTGTTGAAACGTTGCAAAAGCAATTACAACGTGAAATGCAAACGTTACTTCAAACGAAAGAATTTGCCTTTGTAAGAGCTGCTCAAAAACTTGAAGCGTTAAGTCCGCTTAAAGTAATGATGAGAGGGTACGGGCTTGTATATGATGAAGAGAAGCAAGTGTTAAAAAGTGTGAAAGATGTAAGCCTTGGAGATGCTGTTTCAGTTCAATTACAAGATGGAATACTAGATTGTAGCGTATCAGGCATAGAGGAGCGTGAATTGAATAATGGAAAATAA
- the folD gene encoding bifunctional methylenetetrahydrofolate dehydrogenase/methenyltetrahydrofolate cyclohydrolase FolD, which yields MVAVIIKGNEVAEKKRAQLTEEVVKLKEQGIVPGLAVILVGEDPASRSYVKGKEKGCEQVGIYSELIELPETITEERLLAEIDRLNGDDRINGILVQLPLPKHIEEKAIIERISPEKDVDGFHPISVGRMMTGQDTFLPCTPHGIVELVKETNLDISGKHVVVIGRSNIVGKPVGQLFLNENATVTYCHSKTQNMKELSKLADILIVAVGRPKMITADYMKEGAVVIDVGVNRLETGKLCGDVDFDNVLDVAGYITPVPKGVGPMTITMLLHNTVESAKRAGVVCK from the coding sequence ATGGTAGCAGTAATCATCAAAGGAAATGAAGTTGCGGAGAAAAAACGAGCACAATTAACAGAAGAAGTTGTGAAGTTGAAAGAGCAAGGTATTGTACCAGGATTAGCAGTTATTTTAGTTGGAGAAGATCCAGCATCTCGTTCTTATGTGAAAGGAAAAGAAAAAGGCTGTGAACAAGTAGGAATTTACTCAGAGCTAATTGAACTTCCTGAAACAATTACTGAGGAACGTTTGCTTGCTGAAATCGATCGCTTAAATGGCGATGACCGTATTAATGGTATATTAGTGCAATTACCTTTACCAAAACATATTGAAGAAAAAGCTATCATTGAAAGAATTTCACCAGAAAAGGATGTAGACGGATTTCACCCAATCAGCGTGGGACGCATGATGACGGGACAAGATACATTCCTTCCATGTACACCGCATGGTATTGTAGAATTAGTAAAAGAAACAAATCTTGATATTTCTGGGAAACATGTAGTAGTAATTGGAAGAAGTAATATTGTCGGTAAACCAGTGGGGCAATTGTTTTTAAATGAAAATGCAACTGTCACATATTGTCATTCTAAGACGCAAAATATGAAAGAGTTATCGAAGTTAGCTGATATTTTAATCGTAGCTGTTGGACGACCTAAAATGATAACAGCTGATTATATGAAAGAAGGAGCGGTTGTAATTGATGTTGGTGTTAACCGTTTAGAAACAGGAAAACTTTGTGGTGATGTTGACTTTGACAACGTGTTAGATGTTGCGGGTTACATTACACCTGTACCAAAGGGTGTTGGTCCAATGACAATCACAATGCTTCTTCATAATACTGTTGAATCTGCCAAACGTGCAGGTGTCGTTTGTAAATAA
- the nusB gene encoding N utilization substance protein NusB: protein MKRRTARERAMQALYQMDITGELEPKVAVENTLDEGEETNEFLESLVVGFVENKEAIDEAIRQNLKKWKLERISIVDRSILRVAVYEMKYMEEIPHNVTINEAIEIAKTFGDEESRRFINGVLSNIKDTL, encoded by the coding sequence ATGAAACGTAGGACGGCTAGAGAAAGAGCAATGCAAGCATTATACCAAATGGATATTACAGGTGAATTAGAACCGAAAGTAGCAGTGGAAAACACGCTAGATGAAGGCGAAGAAACAAATGAGTTTCTAGAGTCACTTGTAGTAGGTTTTGTAGAAAATAAAGAAGCAATCGATGAAGCGATTCGTCAAAACTTAAAAAAGTGGAAGCTTGAGCGTATTAGTATTGTTGATCGCAGTATTTTACGTGTAGCTGTGTATGAAATGAAGTACATGGAAGAAATTCCACATAACGTAACAATTAACGAAGCAATTGAAATTGCAAAAACATTTGGGGATGAGGAATCTCGTCGTTTTATTAACGGCGTTTTATCTAATATAAAAGATACACTGTAA
- a CDS encoding Asp23/Gls24 family envelope stress response protein — MAEHMLDMGQDTTLGKVEIAPEVIEVIAGIAAAEVEGVAAMRGNFATDVVEKLGKKNHGKGVKVELANEDIIVDLYVVMYFGVAIPVVAQKIQDNIRQALFTMTGLEPKEVNVHIVGVTFETQKTEIEPV; from the coding sequence ATGGCTGAACATATGTTAGATATGGGTCAAGATACAACTCTTGGTAAAGTAGAAATTGCACCAGAAGTAATTGAAGTAATTGCAGGTATTGCAGCTGCTGAAGTAGAAGGTGTAGCGGCAATGCGCGGTAATTTTGCTACAGATGTTGTTGAGAAGTTAGGTAAGAAAAATCATGGTAAAGGTGTAAAGGTTGAATTAGCAAACGAAGATATTATCGTTGACCTTTATGTTGTAATGTATTTTGGTGTAGCAATTCCAGTTGTTGCACAAAAGATTCAAGACAATATTCGCCAAGCACTCTTTACAATGACAGGACTTGAGCCAAAAGAAGTGAATGTTCACATCGTTGGCGTAACATTCGAAACACAAAAAACAGAAATCGAACCAGTGTAA
- the accC gene encoding acetyl-CoA carboxylase biotin carboxylase subunit: MIKKVLIANRGEIAVRIIRACKEMDIETVAIYSEADKESLHVQIADEAYCVGPTISKESYLNLTNIISVAKLTGCDAIHPGYGFLAENADFAELCRECNLIFIGPSPEAISKMGTKDVARDTMKEAGVPIVPGSQGIIKNTEEAIELANQIGYPVIIKATAGGGGKGIRVARHEEELIKGIQITQQEASTAFGNPGVYLEKYVEDFRHVEIQIMADTHGNAIHLGERDCTIQRRLQKLLEESPSPALDEDIRKQMGEAAVKAAVAVDYTGAGTVEFIYEYKTKTFYFMEMNTRIQVEHPVTEMVTGMDLIKEQILVASGEKLSLQQEEVQFNGWAIECRINAENPAKKFMPSPGKVEMYLPPGGFGIRVDSAVYPGYSIPPFYDSMVAKLIVHGKTREEAIAKMKRALSEFVIEGVHTTIPFHLQLLDHPDFVKGEFNTKFLEEHELVTQ, translated from the coding sequence ATGATAAAAAAAGTATTAATAGCCAATCGTGGGGAAATTGCTGTACGAATTATTCGTGCTTGTAAAGAAATGGATATTGAAACAGTTGCAATTTATTCAGAAGCAGATAAAGAGTCACTTCACGTACAGATTGCAGACGAGGCGTATTGTGTAGGACCAACGATTTCGAAAGAAAGCTATTTAAATTTGACAAACATTATTAGCGTTGCGAAGTTAACAGGCTGCGATGCTATTCATCCGGGATACGGATTTTTAGCAGAGAATGCAGATTTCGCAGAGTTATGCCGTGAATGTAACTTGATTTTTATCGGTCCAAGTCCAGAAGCTATTTCAAAGATGGGCACAAAAGACGTTGCTCGTGATACAATGAAAGAAGCAGGGGTTCCGATTGTACCAGGTTCACAAGGGATTATTAAAAATACCGAAGAAGCGATCGAGCTTGCTAATCAAATTGGATATCCAGTTATTATTAAAGCGACTGCAGGTGGCGGCGGAAAAGGTATTCGTGTTGCACGCCATGAAGAAGAGCTTATAAAAGGAATTCAAATTACACAGCAAGAAGCTAGTACCGCTTTTGGGAACCCTGGTGTATACTTAGAAAAGTACGTTGAAGATTTCCGCCATGTTGAGATTCAAATAATGGCAGATACACACGGAAATGCCATTCATTTAGGAGAGCGTGATTGTACAATTCAGCGCCGTTTGCAAAAACTATTAGAAGAAAGTCCATCACCTGCACTTGATGAAGATATTCGCAAGCAGATGGGTGAAGCGGCAGTTAAAGCGGCGGTAGCGGTTGATTATACAGGTGCTGGTACGGTTGAGTTTATTTATGAATATAAAACGAAAACCTTTTATTTCATGGAGATGAATACGAGAATTCAGGTTGAGCATCCGGTTACTGAAATGGTAACGGGAATGGACTTAATTAAAGAGCAAATTCTTGTTGCTTCAGGAGAAAAGTTATCGTTACAGCAAGAAGAAGTACAATTTAATGGTTGGGCAATTGAATGTCGAATTAATGCGGAAAACCCTGCCAAAAAATTTATGCCATCTCCAGGTAAAGTAGAAATGTACTTACCACCAGGAGGATTTGGTATTCGCGTCGATTCAGCTGTATATCCGGGATATTCAATCCCACCTTTCTATGATTCGATGGTTGCTAAATTAATTGTTCACGGAAAAACACGTGAAGAGGCAATTGCAAAAATGAAGCGCGCACTTAGTGAATTTGTCATTGAAGGCGTACATACAACAATCCCGTTCCATTTGCAATTGTTAGATCATCCTGATTTTGTAAAAGGTGAGTTTAATACGAAGTTTTTGGAAGAGCATGAACTTGTGACGCAGTGA
- the accB gene encoding acetyl-CoA carboxylase biotin carboxyl carrier protein, with product MFKIQEVRELIKLIDSSNIDEFEYKKDGTTIKMKKRGNEVVAVQAPAAKQAMQPVAPVEVETKVAAAQAEAPKQEEKKAVQNENLHKITSPMVGTFYSSSSPDTPPYVSVGDRVSKDSIVCIVEAMKLFNEIDADVEGEIVEILVNNGQLVEYGQPLFLVKA from the coding sequence ATGTTTAAAATTCAAGAAGTTCGCGAATTAATTAAATTAATTGATAGCTCTAATATTGATGAATTTGAATACAAAAAAGACGGTACAACAATCAAAATGAAAAAGCGTGGTAATGAAGTTGTTGCTGTGCAAGCACCTGCAGCAAAACAAGCTATGCAACCAGTAGCGCCTGTTGAAGTTGAAACGAAAGTAGCAGCAGCGCAAGCAGAAGCACCAAAACAAGAAGAGAAGAAGGCTGTTCAAAATGAAAACCTACATAAAATCACATCACCGATGGTAGGTACATTCTATTCTTCTTCTTCGCCTGATACACCTCCATATGTAAGTGTTGGGGATAGAGTATCGAAAGATTCTATCGTATGTATTGTCGAGGCTATGAAGTTATTTAACGAAATTGATGCTGATGTAGAGGGCGAAATTGTTGAAATTCTTGTTAATAACGGACAGCTTGTTGAGTATGGACAACCGCTATTTCTTGTAAAAGCGTAA
- a CDS encoding SpoIIIAH-like family protein yields MLKKQTVWLLTMLSLVVVLSVYYVTTPDKMNTASPATGEKIGQEKQGTDKAVTNEAPKETPKKENTSKETTNKETDKKENAKKETSKKEGNVSVQSSDENFTALRMQMEDQRSEEKAKLQEVMNSSKSSATEKSKAKDNFDAITTMETKQELLETVIKSQGGYPDALVRADGTDIRVTVKAAKHSQKEANKIIQLVRSEGGSKDVGVKFDPPAK; encoded by the coding sequence GTGTTAAAAAAACAAACAGTTTGGCTATTAACGATGTTAAGTTTAGTTGTTGTACTATCTGTGTATTACGTGACAACTCCTGACAAAATGAATACAGCATCGCCAGCAACAGGTGAAAAGATTGGACAAGAAAAACAAGGTACTGATAAAGCGGTAACAAACGAAGCGCCTAAAGAAACTCCGAAAAAAGAAAATACAAGCAAGGAAACAACAAATAAAGAAACAGACAAAAAAGAAAATGCAAAAAAAGAAACAAGTAAAAAAGAGGGTAATGTATCAGTTCAATCAAGTGATGAGAATTTCACAGCTTTACGTATGCAAATGGAAGATCAGCGTAGTGAAGAGAAAGCAAAATTACAAGAAGTGATGAATTCTTCGAAATCTTCAGCGACAGAAAAGAGTAAAGCGAAAGATAACTTTGATGCAATCACTACAATGGAAACGAAGCAAGAATTACTTGAGACAGTAATTAAATCTCAAGGAGGATATCCAGATGCTCTTGTAAGAGCTGATGGTACTGATATTAGAGTAACGGTTAAAGCGGCAAAACATTCACAGAAAGAAGCAAATAAAATTATTCAACTTGTAAGAAGTGAAGGTGGATCAAAAGATGTAGGTGTGAAATTTGATCCACCAGCGAAATAA
- the spoIIIAG gene encoding stage III sporulation protein AG — protein MDNKDKNSKFSFFRNLLNGDQKESNEKGKKVTPKFLLVLLILGILLMFSSSLFSSKKEEVPVFKEQKTQNQEKDVPTFVQKSNDSMSNVEKYEKAYEQELKTALEEIAGVKDVTIKVNLDSSEEKILEKNTVKRSQTTGETDKTGGKREVEDESLDEKTVIIREGDKETPVVLRTEKPKVRGVLVVAKGVDNIQVKAMVKEAVIRLLDVPAHRVSVSPKN, from the coding sequence ATGGACAATAAAGATAAAAATTCGAAGTTCTCATTTTTTCGAAACTTATTGAATGGGGATCAAAAAGAAAGCAACGAGAAGGGTAAAAAGGTAACACCTAAGTTTTTACTTGTCCTACTCATACTTGGAATTTTGCTTATGTTTTCTAGTAGTCTCTTTTCAAGTAAAAAAGAAGAAGTACCTGTATTTAAAGAACAAAAAACTCAAAACCAAGAAAAAGACGTACCAACTTTCGTACAAAAAAGTAATGATAGTATGTCAAATGTAGAAAAATATGAAAAAGCGTATGAACAAGAATTAAAAACTGCTTTAGAAGAAATAGCAGGAGTAAAAGACGTAACGATTAAAGTGAATTTAGATTCATCTGAAGAAAAAATTTTAGAAAAAAATACAGTGAAACGCTCACAAACAACAGGTGAAACAGATAAAACAGGCGGTAAGAGAGAAGTAGAGGACGAGTCTCTTGATGAAAAGACTGTCATTATACGTGAAGGGGATAAAGAAACTCCTGTTGTTTTACGAACAGAGAAGCCGAAAGTACGTGGTGTTCTTGTCGTAGCAAAGGGAGTGGATAATATACAAGTTAAAGCAATGGTAAAAGAAGCTGTGATAAGGCTGCTAGATGTACCGGCCCATCGCGTTTCAGTTTCACCGAAAAATTGA
- the spoIIIAF gene encoding stage III sporulation protein AF, translating to MQFVTEWIRNIIVFLLLATMLHLILPNSNLQKYVKFVVSLLLVVLILTPLFKLLQTDINEVIANFNEEKYVAEGSVKNSIDSKKKEIQALTRAYSLEEMATKMKKEVGKEFEKKYGMTVSEIQIVAAENTEEVKSAKDIQSVVVTLKEKERSKNDAIETVKPIEINTKEPPKKVEETNGEMKDFFSSRWQLESKQIQVQMEGRTGRVNGQ from the coding sequence ATGCAATTTGTTACAGAGTGGATCAGAAATATTATCGTTTTTTTGCTCTTAGCAACAATGCTTCATCTTATTCTTCCAAATTCGAATTTGCAAAAATACGTTAAATTCGTTGTAAGTCTTTTGTTAGTCGTATTAATTTTAACGCCTCTTTTTAAACTATTGCAGACAGATATAAATGAAGTAATTGCAAATTTTAATGAAGAAAAGTACGTAGCAGAAGGATCTGTAAAAAATTCAATAGATTCGAAGAAAAAAGAAATACAAGCTCTAACACGTGCATATAGTTTAGAAGAGATGGCTACCAAAATGAAAAAAGAAGTAGGAAAAGAGTTTGAGAAAAAGTATGGTATGACTGTCTCCGAAATACAAATAGTCGCAGCAGAAAATACAGAAGAAGTAAAGTCAGCGAAAGATATTCAATCTGTTGTTGTGACGTTGAAAGAAAAAGAACGTAGTAAAAATGATGCAATTGAAACAGTAAAGCCAATTGAAATTAACACGAAAGAGCCTCCAAAAAAAGTGGAAGAAACGAATGGAGAAATGAAAGATTTCTTTTCAAGCAGGTGGCAACTAGAGAGTAAACAAATCCAAGTTCAAATGGAAGGGAGGACAGGTAGAGTAAATGGACAATAA